From the genome of Toxoplasma gondii ME49 chromosome XII, whole genome shotgun sequence:
GTGGATgcgtactgaaaatcaaacAGTGAGTCTTCCTGTTGTCGTAGCACTTGTCGATCCCCCCGCTTCAGGGACGCAAACCCAGAAATCCGGGACTTCACTCTTCCAGAGGGGTGAACCACAAGAGTCAGAAAATGGGATAAAAAGGTGCGTTTCCCAATTGCAAGAATCAGCGAAGTTGGCAAATTCCTCAACACCTTCACAACGTTGCAGCCACCCCGTCAGCTCTGCATCGAGGCATGCCCGAAGACGGGAAGTAGATGAAATGAAATCTTGCATGGGGAATGCACAGCAAGCAGAGGACTGGTGCACTGATTTTTGCGGTACCGAGCAGTGTGGTATTCTTTCTATTTCGTCGAGGCCACCGTCGTCCTGTCGGGACAGCTGCTCAGATTGGAGTGATGGAGGAACAGCAGCAGAGAATAGTGATTCAAGAGAGGTGACTGGTAGCGCAAGTTCTGTACTATCCACACACTGGCGCCTCCGAGAATCACAGCAAAAGCCCGTCGACTACGAACGAGATGTCGTAGTGGCAGTTCCAGAGTCTGCAACTTGCACAGGTAATACATCACCTGCTGAGGCGACTACAACCAGCTCAGCGCCTCCTCTGCCACTCTTTGCttcggaagaagacgaggcgaaCAAAATCGCATGCATGATATTGGAAGAGAACGCTACTTCCCAAAGCTGGAAGTCCTCGATGAAAAAGAGGATATCCGCGTCACGAAGCTCAGGGAGCACCGATGAGAGGAGTTCTGCGGTACCTCGCTTCACGTCTCCCGCATGCGCGCCGAACTCGGATTCCTTAGGAAAAGGCATGCCAAACATACATGGAGGTGAAAATGGCAAGATGCATGACGAGAGTTACTCTCATCTTCAACGCTCTGAAGAAGGACCATCTCCTCGTGGTGCTGCACGGAGCAAGCCGTCGCTGCTTCAGTTCGAAGACGACTCGCAGATTTTCTCGGACGAGTTGCAACGATCTCTCGCACACGTTTGCCGGACAGCTGAGCTCAATTTCTTCAACATGACAGCCGGCATGCAGCGACGAATGGCAGAACAGCTCCGTGTCGAACAGCAGCAACATGAATTGAGGCTgagggagagcagagcaGAAGTTGAGGCTACACGAGCTGAGCTTATTGGAATGCGCTCGGCGAAGGAAGCAACTGAAGACCAGTTAATGCGCGTCTTCGCCTACGTCCGACGCCGCCTTCTGCGTCAAGagggacgcgagagacaggaaaccaCCTTCAAAGCATGGCTTACATTTGTGGAGCGTGAAAAGGCAACACGCCATTTGACCCGACTGTTCGAAGCTCAACGAATATATCGAAAGCTACAACGTGCCTTTCACTCATGGAGAGCTCAGTGCTTCCGGGCAACTGCggagcgacagaaagaacggGCGACCCAGGCAGCCCAGGAGGCAGCTGAGCGCCAGATAGCCGCCCTGCAATccgaaaggagaaaagagacacaagtGCTCATCGAGACGCGCCAGAAGCTCCGACAGGAAGCTTTTCAACGTCAACAGCTGCAAAGGACGTTGCAGATTCTGTTCCTCCAAGGTGCCACAGCCGTATGCAGTGCGCCCGTGAGCGGAGACTCAAAAATGGTCACTAGGACCCCCTTTTCGGAAACGCCTTTAGACGTTCATCCTGGTATTCACACCCAGAATTCTCGGCTTCCCCCTCAGGGTTCCACGACCCACGGCCCTGATGTATCGTCCGTCAGGACAACATCCTACCCTGGTGAAATAAAGAGTCCTTTTCTCACATCAGCAAATATCTCGAAGGCTGCACATGCAACTGCCCCATTTTCTCTGATAGGGCTGGCGGATTCCTCAGAGACATACTTGCGAGCAAACATCGCATTACaggctgccgctgctgcacCGTCAAAACCATCACTTTCAGACCAGCAACAGCCGGGAAGGAGCGAGTGCAGTGGACTACTTCCTAGCACATCAATCGGCGTTCCAGCTTCCCCTGTTGCTAACGTGCAGGTGCCGTACTCCATAACTGCACACGCAGTCGGTGCGAATCGTTTTGCTCAACCTCCTACGGAGGCAAcagagcagaggcagagcggCATCCGCCCTCCCATGTCTCACAAAATCCAGCCTTCCGGAGATTGTAACCTGGCAGTTGTGGGCCGGACTATCGGCTCCACATCTCCTCGTGTAGATACTCACCAGCTCAACGTGCCAGCGTGTCATATGTTCTCAGAGCACATACCGGACCCCgatgagagagacacaaaaggTCCTAGACCTCATCCACCATTTTTGATATATCCCTCCTTCACATCCCAAGGTGTAGAGGCACTACTTCAGCCGGTAAATATACAATATCGAGGTCAAACACCTCGATTTGCGTCCTTGGACTCTGATCAGTTTACAAAGACGGCAATGCAAGGCGCTCCTGAGCGTGTCACAGGATCAGAACTTCAGCTTGGGCGTGGTATCCCCCCCACTCAGCACTGGGTTCTTGGCAAGGCTGAGAAACTCCCAGTGGGGGAACATGGAATTTATCGTGATGCTGGCACGTGCCAACAAGGCACTCAGTCCGATGCCTCTGGGATAAATAACCACACAAACACTTCCCTGTTGGAATCCCAGAAGGCCGGTGCATCAACGCCGCCTAGACCGTCATCGGAAGTGTATTCGTGGCGCACGCGTGATCGGCCTCATAGATACgaagtgagagagaaagaattCGGTCGTGTACCAACACGCATGCGTGTTTCGACGCCAACTAACATCAGCAAGAACAAAGCGTCCCGATTGGGAAGGATCTCCCCGCCCGCGACAGAAAACCTCACCCCAGCACCGCCCGTGCCGTGCTATGTCACTGAATCATCTGGTTTCGGCTTCCCATCTCAGGTTACGTTTGGTCCTACAGCCGCGAGTTTTGCGaacaaaaaaacagagaagtcaACATTTACTGCTACTAGAGAATGTCGTGTGAAACCGAACTTGAGCAAAAAACAGGCAAACTGGACACGCAGCAACACTCCAGGAAGTTGACGGATCTCGTCGTACATGGAAACTGGTTCCGAGGTTTTCTACCAACTGCTATATCTTTTACTTCTTCTTGGAAGTCATGTCGTGGCTCATTGCTAACTGTCCCAGTATCCCGCTGTCTACAGAAAAACCAAAACCTGCTGGTAAAAATAACCCGATCTTGAGATGAAATAGAGCACATTTGATGACGTCTAAGGTCTATGGAGACGCAAATGTTTTAAGGGCCTAAGCTGTTCCACAGGTAGTCGGCAAGTACTCTAGACACTTTTATCGAGGCATGCCCTCGTGCGACTCTGTCACCATGGCAACTTTGTGGCGGCGTTGTTCTGGCCACTTTACGCAAATCCCAGTCAGCAAGGGTGAGATTCACGCAGTTGGCGATCTGCGTCCCTCTGCATGAATCCTTCAATCTTACAAATACACGTGCGAAGTTACTTTAAACAAAAGGCAGTTCTGGCCCGCACCTCTTACAGATGCAGTAGGCCCCATGTTACACTGCACTCGGCACTGCTACACGTTTGGCCATTTGCATGTAACGTACGTGACACAGGAAAGTTGTTTCTGCTATCGACCTTTCGGAGACACGCTGTGGTTTGAATGCTTGTAGCAGGCACATCTGAATCGGTGTAGGCACTTGAGGAGTGGAAAAAGCCGCCGCTACTCTATTGTACTTGGCGCCGTGTGGTTTGTATTCTGTTGCACTCTCTTGCCGACTGCTGTCTTGGACAGTCGAATCGGCAAATGAGAAGCAGCCGCGAAACGCAGGAATATCCTTGGCTAATGATGGAATCTACCAGATTACGACTTAGCTGCATTTTACCACTAAACTACCTTAAAGTTAGTTCTCGATGACGGGCATGCGGCCAAGTACTGCCACGTAGTTGGTCTAGCAACGCAGATGCTGAGTTGTGTTTTATAGCTCTGACTAAGAAGCTTGACCAGTGAGCATACTACTGATCCCAACATTAGCGGGCTCGCTTCTATTTGTCCGAGTGATATGTTAACCGCGGAAAATGTAACGGTGGCCGGTGTTCGCGGTTCAGTTGAGTCAGCCTGCACTCGCCGAGTCGTACACCCCCACGAATGTTGTAAACCGGCGATATATCTAGTGCATTGAGAGTTGATCGTGCCAATGTGCTGTCAACTGTCTGTGATGTGTACAGCTATACTGAAAACAGTGCGCAAGTCAATGCATAAATTAGGTGCCGCGTTCAGTTGTCAGGTTGATGTGTATCAGCATGGCAAGTCGATTGAGGCAAGGTAATTGAATTGGAAAATCACAAACGGCAGTTGCACGCCCCCTAAAGCACTGACATCTCAGAAGAAACACGTTTACTACAATTCGAGTCTATGTTTATTGAGACAGAAGCCATAACAACCTTAACTCAAGCCGTTGCTTGCACTTTTGGGACGGCGGTGCCCATATCAACGCAGTATAGGCGACATCAATCAGGCAGAAAACCCCCCGCTGATGTGTGTAACCCTGGGAGAAAATGCCTCATGTCCATACGAAAACGACAAATCGCTCAGCCGAGTTGGAGGCTGGCATTCTCATTGCACACGATGATGCAGATTAAACTTAGAAGTGTGGTCAGAAGCGTGAATGAAGCGACGATGACACCAACACCGCCGGCATACCCGATGTTCCCGAATAGAGCCATGACGAAATTCCAGGCGAAGAAATGAGCAAAATTAACCGttatgaactccaagtggaACATGCGCAGATGGCAAAGGATGGAAACCGCACCCATGACGAAGGGAGTCCAGATGTCTACAAACACATTCGggacgaaggaaaacaatGCCATTCGCCAGGAGCCTTTATTCACATCTGCAAGGAAATCTGAAGTTGAAACTGAAATAGATGGTCGTGCCGATGAGAGCTGAAAACACCACAAAAGAACTGTCAGGATACCGCACACGAAACCAAGCCATCTTGTGATAGTGCCTAGAACGTTTCCGCCGGCTGCTGCCATTGTTACATCGAGCAAAACTTGAACAGGTTTTCAGCCTAATATCATTCAAATGTCCCAGGTAATGAAAACGGGAAGCGCATGTGCTACAGACATATGAGAAGCAGACCGGTTACGGAAGTTGTATCGGAGATTCATTGCATGAAGTAGATCGAAAATCTGAAAAGAGCGCATGGTCAGCGGTCCCTGAAATTGCCAATGAAGCAACGGAATATCGCGCGGATCTTGGACTAGAAAACCGTGCAGCAATTCTATGTCCAGATCGTGGGGCGCAGTGGGGCCGCAATGCCAAACTCAAGACTGTTTCCTCGTAACCAGCTACGTTCAAAGAAAACGCGTCGCGGATCTGTGAGGTTCTTTAAGATAAAACGTCTCCCTAGCAAAAGAAAAGCGGAAGCACCTTCGAGTTGACGATGCGCTTCAAATAACAAAGCAAAAACAGAGCAGCAAAGGTTGATATTGTCTTACAGTATGCTCATTTAGCGTACCGCCCCTCTTGCACGCTCCACAACGCTGACCAGATCGTCTTCTGGTTCCCTAAGGACAGCAGACATATCTGAACATTCCGTACGTCCTAGTCCGTACTGATGAAGTCGTTTTGTCTCAACCGTCGAGCTAATTCTCATTTATTGGGCTCTCAAGGAAGACAGGCCTCTAGGTGCGCTGTCAATCAAGTGATGGACAAAGGTCCCTCAAGATTAAACGTCAAAAAAATTGCTAATAGTTCCATTATTTCACGCGCCCTGTACAAAGAATCGAATACAGAAAACGGGAAACATTGTCCAAGAGTCACCTTCAGCGGACACCGTTCAAATGAAGAAGCTGGATGGGTTTTCCCTACCACATCTTCTGCGGGTAATGAATATGCTTTCCGTGTGATTCGAGAGTTCTCCGTGATCTGATGATAAACGCATTGATCCTAGGTATATTCCATTGTTGCTTCTTAAATGTTTATCTTCAGTTTCAGAATGGAGCACGGGATGAGTCAACGCGATTATTATTAAATCTATATGACGCGTTGCGTCAATCTGAGGTGTAATTTTCCACCAAAAGAAGATCGCgactgcttctctgttccggTCTCAATTATTAAAGAGCAATCAGGCCAAGTTGCCCGGGCCCGATCGCACGCCTGTGACCACGTCTTCGAAGAAGCCATACCGGTAGTCTAATTATACGTCTGTGGCAAACGCAGAAACATTTTTCCTCTTGACCTGTGCAGGCCCACGCTGAAGGAAAGTttttcgctgctttcctctATACAAATAAAGTGATGGAAGATGTCTGGTTCACCTCGGAGAAACACACCATCGGGGGGCGACCCCGGAGGCGCCTTCTCGAGACAAAGGACGTCATCGGATGTCAACAGGACAAATGACGGCGGGAATCTTCCTCCCGGCGTGTCACCTTTGAGATATCTTCGGTCACTCGACAGAGGATCACGAATGCTGCAAGTTCACGCACCGGTTTTGGCGTCCGCGAGATACGAGAAAGATGGAAAAGTGCGTTTTGATACTCCAAGCGGAGGCTGTCCTGGCCCAGCATTAAACGTGCAACGGCTAGGGATACCCTTTCCTATACATGATATCGTATGGAACGTGACCGAATCTATATCTTTCCAAGTTTCTTATGGAGATGATCGGTCGCTTGctagaggaagagaaacacggcGGAATCGGCTATTTCGTCACTCGTACAAAGGAAAGTATATTAGAGCGGCCCCTCAGTTGGCTTTTGTGTTCGGCGTATGCTCACTTTGCCTCTTACTTCTTGTGGATGAACACACCCGTTCCATTGCGTTTCTCAGCGCTTCACTCCACTCATGCACTTCTTCAGATGTTCCTCTCCTGATCCCCCGGATCAACTGGGCGTATCCGTAGcagcttcctcctccttGCTCAAGCAGTGAGAATACACGCGTGTCGAAACTTGATGTGGGAAACTACAGTTCAGCTATTGGTACATCACTTTTGCATACAACGGATCTTTGCTCAAATCCATCATGTTGTGTGTATCTCGTGCCCCTCCAGCTTCCCCCGCTCAATTTCCGGTCACCCCCGACGAGACATGAGCAACGGCGAGACGATTCAGACATTGGACCTGAAACGGTTCATTTGCCGCCTCTGAATTCCCCGacctcttccgcttcttctcgcaggcCCCCTCAGCCGGGTCTGCCTACGACGGAACACGAAAGGCGCTGTGAGACAGCAGAACGCCTGCGCAGACTGGGAATTGATCCAGACACAGCTCGTCGACTTCAGACATTCTCAGTAAGGCTTTACTCCCGGAGTTGAGCATACGAGAGCCCCCGAGGATCGCGAGTCAAGAAGTGTGAATACTTTCTTACTTTACGGAGGAGATGCTTTTTTTGCACTGTTGTGCTCAGCCAGAGCAGGTCGAAGTCGGAGCGGGTCACGTCCTGGCAGTCCTCTGGCCAGAAGGAACATCGGAGGGTGGCCGGAAGAAAGGGTCAACGCTGCAAGAGCTCCAAGACGAGATCGAACGATGCAGGATCGCGAACGAGGAGATGAAGCGAGCTGTAAACGATGAACGGGAAAGGTACGGCGCCACGATCAGGGACCTCAAGCTCCTCTGCCTCACACAGGACGACGCTGAGGTTGCTCGGACCCAGTCCCGCCTCCGTCAGTACCACGGTCTCCGGCAGACGCTTGCGGAGAAGTCTCCAGTTCCTGATTCCGCCGCGGCTGAGTCAGATCGTTTCGTCCTCGATCAAATCGCCATGCTGAATGCGGAGCTCGAGCTGGCACTGGCAGAGAAGCAAGCACAGAAACAAAAGCGGTCCTTGAATGGCCTTCGCGGCCAGCCACTGACGGTTGACAATAGGGGGTGCCGCTCAACGTCGGCCCAGAAAGCTGGGCAAAGATTTGCTCCAGAAATGGAAAGTCCAGGGTTGCACCAAGAACTTCTTATCTCTGTCACCACATTGCAACAGGAGAATCAACGACTCTACGAAGAGAACGTCCAGATTCGACGCGCCCTCGCCGCCCACGGAAAGGCTACTGGTAAGGCTGCGAAGACAGTGTGTCATGTCTTCTGACTCTTGGAATGTTTAACCTTCTCTCGATTTCCCCTCTCAGCTCCTGTCATTCGACCTCCCCCCATCTCCCcatttctctgtgtttcgccATCGAGAAAAAGTGCAACTGGATA
Proteins encoded in this window:
- a CDS encoding hypothetical protein (encoded by transcript TGME49_218900), yielding MKSCMGNAQQAEDWCTDFCGTEQCGILSISSRPPSSCRDSCSDWSDGGTAAENSDSREVTGSASSVLSTHWRLRESQQKPVDYERDVVVAVPESATCTGNTSPAEATTTSSAPPLPLFASEEDEANKIACMILEENATSQSWKSSMKKRISASRSSGSTDERSSAVPRFTSPACAPNSDSLGKGMPNIHGGENGKMHDESYSHLQRSEEGPSPRGAARSKPSLLQFEDDSQIFSDELQRSLAHVCRTAELNFFNMTAGMQRRMAEQLRVEQQQHELRLRESRAEVEATRAELIGMRSAKEATEDQLMRVFAYVRRRLLRQEGRERQETTFKAWLTFVEREKATRHLTRLFEAQRIYRKLQRAFHSWRAQCFRATAERQKERATQAAQEAAERQIAALQSERRKETQVLIETRQKLRQEAFQRQQLQRTLQILFLQGATAVCSAPVSGDSKMVTRTPFSETPLDVHPGIHTQNSRLPPQGSTTHGPDVSSVRTTSYPGEIKSPFLTSANISKAAHATAPFSLIGLADSSETYLRANIALQAAAAAPSKPSLSDQQQPGRSECSGLLPSTSIGVPASPVANVQVPYSITAHAVGANRFAQPPTEATEQRQSGIRPPMSHKIQPSGDCNLAVVGRTIGSTSPRVDTHQLNVPACHMFSEHIPDPDERDTKGPRPHPPFLIYPSFTSQGVEALLQPVNIQYRGQTPRFASLDSDQFTKTAMQGAPERVTGSELQLGRGIPPTQHWVLGKAEKLPVGEHGIYRDAGTCQQGTQSDASGINNHTNTSLLESQKAGASTPPRPSSEVYSWRTRDRPHRYEVREKEFGRVPTRMRVSTPTNISKNKASRLGRISPPATENLTPAPPVPCYVTESSGFGFPSQVTFGPTAASFANKKTEKSTFTATRECRVKPNLSKKQANWTRSNTPGS